From a region of the Eretmochelys imbricata isolate rEreImb1 chromosome 6, rEreImb1.hap1, whole genome shotgun sequence genome:
- the LOC144265978 gene encoding uncharacterized protein LOC144265978 — translation MKDRGHNRDPKQCRVKLKGLRQAYQKTREVNGRSGSEPQTCRFYDELHAILGGSATTTPAVLFDSFNGDGGYTEAGFGDEEEDSSQQASRETGFPDSQELFLTLDLEPVPPEPTQGCFLDPAGGEGTSAACVSMITGSSPSQRLVKIRKKKKLTRDEMFSELMLSSHTDRAQTNAWRQIMSECRKAQNDREERWRAEESKWRAEDRAEAQMWQQRDERRQDSMLRLLEDQTSMLQCMTELQQRQLEHRLPLQPLCNQPPSSPSSIASTPRRPRMWWGGHRPTSHSTTEDCPKRRRLAFNKF, via the exons atgaaggacagaggccataacagggacccgaagcagtgccgcgtgaaacttaaggggctgaggcaagcctaccagaaaaccagagaggtgaatggccgctccgggtcagagccccaaacatgccgcttctatgatgagctgcatgccattttagggggttcagccaccactaccccagctgtgttgtttgactccttcaatggagatggaggctacacggaagcaggttttggggacgaagaagaagatagctcacagcaagcaagcagagaaaccggttttcccgacagccaggaactgtttctcaccctggacctggagccagtaccccctgaacccacccaaggctgcttcctggacccggcaggtggagaagggacctccg ctgcatgtgtttcaatgatcacaggatcttctccttcccagaggctagtgaagattagaaagaaaaaaaaactcactcgagatgaaatgttctccgagctcatgctgtcctcccacactgacagagcacagacgaatgcatggaggcaaataatgtcagagtgcaggaaagcacaaaatgaccgggaggagaggtggcgggctgaagagagtaagtggcgggctgaagacagggctgaagctcaaatgtggcagcagcgtgatgagaggaggcaggattcaatgctgaggctgctggaggaccaaaccagtatgctccagtgtatgactgagctgcagcaaaggcagctggagcacagactgccactacagcccctgtgtaaccaaccgccctcctccccaagttccatagcctccacacccagacgcccaagaatgtggtgggggggccaccggccaaccagccactccactacagaggattgcccaaaaagaagaaggctggcattcaataaattttaa